The DNA region ACTCTTCTGTTAAATCCCTGTTCAGGactttgactgaaaatgtggacatggtggcgaacgtaaaatggacacaaattaagtgttatatcgcgatcgatcgatcgccagtggttggcgccagagcgaactagtaactcactgaatcatagatatggatcataggtaaataaactaggttTTTTTtctcggcgtgagatatcggaagtgtggcgtgagagcgtgtgaaagcggtcaaatgcgtgtgtctcacgctcaatgcgtgagagttggcaaccctgtggtaCACTTTAGGCGGATATTGATTTTTATTGATGTTCAAGCTCTATTATCTCCCAGAGTGTAATAGGTATGTACATGCTTCACACTGTTGTCGTGAAGCAACagtgcacgggcggagccaccgcgattacgattacggtataaagctgtgaagttttctcaacagatggcaatattgttactgcacaaaggagctgtctcactcctcaacatgttgatcagctccttttcttgcagaaaaaatTGACAATTTCCAAGATGTCACAAAGCAGTCAcgaataaatcttagtttttggaccttaatgtttacaatatacagaactatgttcataaacgtttttgttacatgtaaacaaaaaaaaaaaactaaaacttaatttgcactttaaaaggctgttcaaaaccgctttcaatgcattttctggtaaaggagctacGTGGAAGTGGGCATTAAttgttgttcacagtataacCACTAATatctaaatacattttaataaagtttgagtgttccttgtatcattacaacatttcacattcaaactacactttttattgtaactgaaatttccctacaagaatcgatattgaatcggatcgaattgAATCGAAAATCAAATTGAATggggaccttgtgaatcggaatcgaatcgaactgggaaatcagtagtgatacccacccctactCATAAAAgtcataaaaacattttttcagcCTGACAACCACTCTAgaatttcacctgtgtgtcccTTCTGACTAAAATAATAGGTTCTCATCTTGTACCCTGACATGTCCGCAAAAGTATTAATGGAAGCACTTTTCAGAAATGGCCCCCTGACTATGTCATGGTTTTCGATAACGTGGCAGGCGGATTTGGTGCGGCTGCGGTAGCGGGCGATGCTACACAAAATATTGAACACCAGTTAGCTTGATCAGTTTAGATTAATATAGCAGCCGTTAAGCTTTTTGTGAATCATTTTAATGTAATGTTTTCAGATCGAAATGTTTATTATACCtgagaaacaaacagaaaaaacgTACTGCTTTCAAGCTGGTTTGCAACATCCCGCAGAAGATCTGCCAGTGGTCTCCCACTTGAAGCCATTGCTTAATTGAAGGATAGCGTCACCAAGTAGAGTCACTTAACGTTCGAGTTGTAAGAAATCGGTTGCTTTTGTCTGATTCACCGGCTGACCAATTGTGCTTTAGAGTGTGGCTAGCACCGCTCACCTCATTAACACACAAACgcagaaatacagaaataaataaatgtggaaatacaggaataaatgaataaataaataaatacacgtggaaataaataaatgtataaatgaatacatagataaatatagaaatagagaaataaatacatttatttatgtatttaaggatttatttgtacatttatttatttatatattaatgtatttaatactttatttgtgcatttatttatttattcgtttatatgtttatgtatatactgatttatttgtacatgtatttatttatttttatgtcaTGTTTTGTCCTCCATATTTGTGAAGATGAGAAAATCACAGACTTATTACATCCATCCTGTAACGGTGGGGCTGTAGTATCATCAAGGGGCGGACACATTTGCGAAGCAGACTGTACAATCATAGAGTTTATTACGCGTTCTACCTTGCCTGAGGACACGCAAGTAGAACGCGAACGACGAGGCATGACAAACAGAGTACACACACTTAAACTCCAAGACAGTGGAAACAACAAAGGCACTAGACTGGACTAAACACAAGAGCACAACTTACAGTAGTATACATTGACATGACCAGGCACACGTGACGCAAGAAACAACCATACACGAACACGAAATCTAAATACAAAACAGAACTAAGAGAACGTACTAAAAGCACAAGGGACCGTACATGAACAAGATACACGCACTCAACCAAACCTTTAACTTAAAAATACAGAACAATGTGATAACTTTGATTGGCAAGGATTgtgttaatatatttttatacaaaaTGCATGGTCTAATTTTACATTGTTTTCCCTACTATAGGCAAGAAAATATATAGGTGTAATTTAGGATGCCGTAATGGAATACACTATCATTGTTTAAAATGCAGTAGTACAATACTGCAAAAAAACCTAGCAAAAaaaacctagccactagggtgcacacaccagtgtattttaatgccggtcccaagcccggataaatagggagggttgcgttaggaagggcatccggtgtaaaaactgcaccaaatcaaatgatgcgaatcaaaaacagaaattccataccggatcggtcgaggcccgggttaacaacgaccgccactggtgctgttggccaacagggcattagtggaaattggactagCTATACTAGCTATAGCGGCAACAGGCaatgtccaatccagtaatatagatcaatggtatcACCCCTCCCCTGCCAGGGGCCTCAGGCCAAAGCCTCCTTGTTCCTCTGGTTCTCCAGGCATGCCAGATATACTACCATTCTGACACCAGACGCCCTTATCTACAGGCCCGAGACCTTCAGGACTGTCTGCCTTCAACTCACGAGGAGTACTACGAGaaagtgaagagagagagagagagagagagagagagagagagagagagagagagagagagagagagagaataggccTGCAGAGCAGAGCTGGTCAACGTGTCAGAGGCCTGACATATTCTTAATATACTTTAATAAAGTGATTTCCTTTCCATTGCTTACTAATAGTGGTCAATACATATATGAATACTGATGAATATGATTACAGAAATACCAAATATAAATTTTGCCCCAACACTGTGGAGTTTTAGTGTTGAAGGTACATAAgtatatatttttcattcagTTCACAGAGGTTTCCTTTTGACGGGAGACATCAGCAGAGGCGCTAACTGTGCAGCTTCTTGGCTAAATAAAAGCCATTGAAATGTATGCTCGTCTCGGAGTCCTGTCTCCCTCGCCAGCGTTACAGGCAAATACCTTCCTGATGTGATTGATCTCAGGTACATATAGGCTTTATTATCCTTTCATATCCTTTTTTTGTAAATTACCATAGACCTTGCTTAACAATTATACAAATTAggttcattattattattattttcatttatttagatACGATAGTCCCTATTTCTCTCTCTATGAGATGATGGGGTCCAACTAGAATATTATTGGTAGTTATTTTGCTATTTGGGGGTGGGGATGCTGCTGTGCAGTACTGTTATTACTGAATTTAGACTTTTTAACAATTGTTGGGCTTGAAATCATCCGTCCAATCTGCCAACAATAGTCATGCATATTGCCTTCTACTGAGAGTCTTGTTTTGTAGAAGCTTATCAAAGGGTTCACTTTTTAGTTTCTGTACAATAAAAATGGGAATTGTACCATAATAAGAAGTCTAGCCCTTTAATGTCATGTGTAGCCATGCAGGTGTCACAATCAAGcagtctgtttttctttttttttccattttaattGAATAACACATTTTCTACTTCCAGCAATATCACATAAGTAGGTGTTTTCCCTCATTTTCTGCAGATCTTGGAGAAAGCCGTTGCCAGTCTGGTACGCATCGACTTTCTCCTGAGATTAGGGATGGTCTtgtcagaggtggatggtgctAAAGAGGAAAGATGTGCCAAAGAAATGGTCAAAGCAAATAGACGGTGAGAGGGATGCTGTGTGTAGTCTTCCATgctgttgtcattattgttgttCATGCCCTGTTACTTGTGCAGCATGAAAGACAACTAAACCATAGAACACAactaaaccatggaagactACTATACCACGGACCCCTCACTTCTTTATGCATAATACTCTCATGAATTAAACTTCACCAAAGAAATACTAAAACACGTACCATCTGGAATATGTTTGTCCACCACCTGGTcctccatgtgaacacacactttgtttgtctgtttctttACAAAGAGAAGACAATTTGATAaaaatcattcaaaatatgatttTGACAGTAGCATAAATGTATGGTTGAAAATCATTCAGAAGAGCAGAGTCTAAAGCTAATGGTGTGACTGGGAAtaagtacattttaaaaacagataCCTTGAATCTCAGCTTCAGAAATCTTGGACACCTGAACCACCGAGAAGATTTCTTCTCCAGCCCCACGTCCACCGTCTGGGCAGCACTCTGCAGAGCAGAGCCTGTACGGTCCTGTTCTGACTCAGAGGTGGTGATGCCAGCGAGGTCACTGATCACAGTGTGGGCAATCACAGCTGACAGCTCAGAGCAGCATCGCTGTCGTGACTGCTCCACTTCTAAGTCAGCCTCCGTCACAGATATGCTTTCATAACAGTAGCGCCCAAATATAGTGTCAGGCTTGGTGCAGGACGTCAGACCAAGGCTTTGTTGGAGTAGTTTTTCAGTAGCTGTGTTCACAAAGCTCCTCACGATGCCTGACTGGAGTGCCTCCTTGGAAAGGTAGGTATCTGACAACACTGACCGAGTCCCCTTGCAGCTCATTTGTGCTTTTACTTGGTCCAGAGCCGCAATCCTTTCCAGCATCAAGTTCCTCACTATAGGGATGAGCTTCTGAGAGGACTGCCTGAGGGAGTCTATGGAGAGCATGCTGTCCAGTGCTTTCCAGGAACACTCAGACTCCTCattttgctcaagggcaccacTGCTGATAACTTTTTCACCAATTGCTTCAAAACTGTCTAAAATTATGAAGTCACTGAGGGCTTGTAAATGCATGACAGATGGTGTTAATATCTGCCTCATGCACAAAACCTCCAGCCTTTTCTtcacaaatgtaaacaaatcCTTTCCAATTAGCTGTCCAGCAATTTCCTCTTTACAGAATGGAATCAATGACAATAGGCATTCAATAATGCtctttgtggtggtgatggagtttAGCAGTACTGATGCTGACCAACTCGTGATTGTGCAGGATTCCAAAAATCCCAGCATCCTGGTCTTAACTGCAAGCATCAGATTTTGGGCGATGTCCTCAAAGTAGCTTACAGGCAGTATAACACCTTCATGGAGGTCAGTATTGCAATAAATGTCCAGAAGACATGAGTTAATCTAGAGTAACAACATGTGCAAGAGTAGAAAACAAGATTGTAGTCACTGATCACTGGCCTTGGTCTCACACTGCATATATTGCTAATagatatataaacacatcaacTATGGAGGAAaacatgaataataataaaaataatagaataaatgaactaaaacattTTAGTCCTTCACCTGCTTTAGGGAGTCATCCACAATAGCGGACATGACGCGGCTGGTCTCTTTCATATCGAGATGCTTTATCTCAGGTGGCAACATATTCATAATGGCCCTCATGACCTCTCCATAGATATGGCTGAAGATCCTGTCCTCTGAGATGCCAAAGACGACCCTGAGAGGCTTTGAAAAAGATGATGTGCTGCTTCTTGAGTACTCATCATACCTGCTGAAAGTAGGAAAGTTTCccaataaactataaaatacatAAAGGAATCACAGGCTTGATGACATTAGAAATTAAGCCAAAACTGTTAAACTCCGTGCTCGTGGACCGAGTTTAACTGAGTAAATAACTCAGCATATCAATACTCCAAATGAATACTCACCACCAACCTTCAGACTGAGTATTAACTTACATGCACAAGGTAGCATACATTAAAGGACGAGGGGCACGACTACGCCTGCTCGTCGGTCCGCAGTTGATCTGAGAGGGAGAATCATGTGTCTCTCCATGCTCCACCTCATGAGGGCTGCTGGAGATACAGGTTCCTCCTGAGGACCTCACCCCTAACAGGCCTGACTCGAAACCTGGAGCAACCACCTCCTTCACTGCTACTTTGACCCATGCTGAGATTTTTTGCAGCACTGCAatcaaatcctccattttcatctAGTTAGGTTAAAGCCAAGTATAAAACGTTCATCAGTATCCAAAAgcttaatgatttttaattattactttttttaaccttaagctgattatttctttaagaaGTAAAATGCCAATGCAAAGAACATGTACTGTTATGAAGGTCTGACCAGACATGGCCAAAGGCTCATCTtgcagacagacatacacacaggcagagatgaagacagagagatagagattcGTACTCACATCGCTTGGCAGTGTATTCCTCAGCTCTTGCCAAAGTCTGAAAAGAAAGTGTTACATTGTCACCTAGTTTAATCTTCCAGCACATGTATGTAAAGATTGagtatgtgatgtgtggagagtgagtaCTTACTCTTCAGTTAGAACAGCTGCATTAGTCCCAGAGGTCGATACGACTCCATCACTTTTGACACATGGAGGAGTGTTGAGATCCTCCATCACTGCCTCCTCCACTCTAGTACAGCAAACAGCTGTGGTGAAAGAAACATTTACTTTAAACATCTATGAGGCAAACACTAATGATGCCCATAAACAAATGTCACTAAAAACATAAATTATGGAAAATTATACTGTTATGAATAAATACCCGTATAATGCATCACGTTTTGGTAACATGTCATCACGCTAAATCTCACCTGAAAACCATCTGCTATGGTCTTTCTTTGCCGGCTTGCTTTCCACGCCGGGAGCAGACGCATCACAGCCCTCTGCAGGAAGCTCTTCTGCTGGCCCAGCTTTCTTAGACTGTAgtagagaaaatgaagaaaaaatgagTTTCATGATTACcgattttgcatttctcaaaatcctccacaaggtggcgctattaGAATTGTTGTGTACGCGCTAAAAAGGGAGGAAACTGGTGACGCTTTACGAGTGTCCCATAGAAAACTATTGATTTTCTCATGCAGGCCTATATATAAACTTACTGACATGGGTAAACATAGCATGAAGAAATAATTGACGACATCATGttaaagtaggctacattaTGCGTTAAACACGTTGTAGAATGCTACCCTTTCCTGTGAAGATAATACAGGCTGCGGACATCCGCGCAGACACGATAGGGGGAATAcgaacattttataatttagatttttttttcaactCCGCTGGACTCTCAAGGAGATAATATTAATCGATCTTAATGATGACCTCAGATGGTTAATAACCAATATTAATTGGTTACACATCTTAAATGTGATAAGAGGCCGTAAAATGAAGTAACTGGGATGTAACCGGATAATTAACGTTAATctggctctcgttcactctctgattcgttcatgaactgaaatctctcgttcattctctgattcgttcactgaacgtagtcacccagagaactgttgctaaggacgtGACTCGCGTTTCCgctgccactcactcacattttctttttgattgcacatttaagttgatattttcatctgaatgtacagtttttatcttaatgttgctcttaatttaatatttattttgcactcagttgtaggttagttcatacttattttttgtattatgttacagtgaTCCTGCGCCAGTTCGTGCTTCAGCTTTTgtgaattcactctttcacgggtttttataagatattaatgggaaAAATAATTCGCGGGTCATCACTTTTTCGCCGGTTGTCTGCGGAATTCGATCGGAGgaaaaaatacatattttatgattttttacatgacaaaatcccaaaatgtataaaaatatattataagtattaataataacaaggaatgttataaataataaaacagtACGAATTatagtaaatagtgcatatttactctcggaaacgagaaccagcatcacacacatgcacagaacagtgtggtaatggttattaagtgaacgggaaaggtttatgtaaaggtgtggggagggtttataaagccttaatatagtgtataaaaacttaaataattATACCGTTTCTATTTTCGGTTATTGCGGGTAGTTTTGGAATCTCCAGAATGCGATAAAGGAGgcattactgtatttgtaatgtaatttatattttataataatttatattttataagcCCAACATTTATACATTTTCTACAACACTCTCCTGGTCCATGAGGCcgtgaactaaactgaaacatgaaccgATCAGCCGTGTATCAGTTAAGACTGAATACTTTCCCTTGACCATAGCGCGCAcaccgcacacctcgcgcgaacctccacgttctttgcagtgttgtccgaaacgacatgtggtagtataaagaaacacccctcaaaaacaggggaacatttacctgatgaattttaatgttgcattgtgttctaggtttgaaagtgctggaatttaggctaaagtacttgaaaatgctcgACTGAGAAGCTAAGCTCTCTCGAACTTACTCGGACTAAAGTGAGATTATGGAAAAAGCTCAAAGGAACATGAACTTACCCTCATCATTTGTTTAAACACGATCACTTGGAATACGATCACTCTTTTACTCGCACAATATAACGCTGAAACGCTGTACCACGACGATCTGTGGTTTAAACGCGTCTGTGGCGACTTTTATAGGTCTCCTGCATTGTGACGTCATATGCCTTGTTGTCGTAGGGACGCAGTTAGATAATAACTAAAACTACTAATTGCCCGTGTTGTCATAGTAACGCAGTTAGACAATAACTAAAACTGCTAATTGGCCGAGTCTTCAAGTGCAAATCACATGGGCTGGCCCATGTTAATCTCAGTAGTTTGGGCCGGGACATTTATCACACCTACTCTGGCCCTGGACATGTATCAGATCCACTCCGGTGTTataaaaatctgtgctacccatcGAATGTCCTACCTAGATGTATTTTCATGTCAGTGTACAGCGTACACCTATAATTTTGCGTTGTCAGCATTTTTTTCTCTTGAATTCACAATGAGGACTGTCCATTTATTTTGCcaatttacttttttgtcaacaattgttaaatatttttgtgaatatcctCGGAAAGACCTGAGAAATATCACTACTGCTTTGTTTCTAATATGTGGAGGTTCCAAATGTctgctagtcagtttgttttacccttgccagtaaataactgtgctctcttttatcattccatcctaactggttttagttgactgcaggggcggactggcatacattactaccggggatttccccggtgggccgatgggttagtgggccacCGGTtgtttaactcggcccgtggaggagtCATTGCCacacactgcggccccggcccgtagtcacgctgctgtttaacggtgttattacctcccccgctccagtcacactaacctgctcagagcggccgcggactgagcctgtaaacacatgaacgagttggaccgcggccgcggaccgggccagctgatgcgagctgacggtatgcagcggagatcagaaaaaaaaacaacttgtcccagaaaatctgggccggactacgaaaacatacagcagctgtgtcacttattaatacaagtagaCACGAGTAGCCTCGTCCATACTAATGCTACATTAATGatatctccctgtttgtatcccacgagtgacaagagagagagacgccagttgcacactgacactgcagagggtctaactcatcatgtgatccctccgccacacggttcacactactgaaacgtgaaaaaataGGTCCGCATTGCtgtaaagatggagcagtctaagccagggtctaaacaaactacgaaACGTAAACGTGGCGCtgaaaagatgagagagagaaaaagaaaagctgcagaggttactcactgagtgaacaatgtaggtttcagcTTTCCAGTTtcctgtattttgtcagggtcaaaTTATTAAGTgtgttagttattttgttatgctactatgtggctttttaatcatattattgctggaagtaatattgtccatatgacaataaaagctgtcatatacactacgtgccaccggggtggtgtaaaatggacacaaattaagtattatagcGCCAGAGATGTCCTGTTACAGATACATTTTTATGATTGATCAGGTACACTACACCCAGATTTATGAACTGGCTGACAACACTAAAAAATCATGTATAAAAGAACACATTTGCAGGTGTTTATGGATTTACTTCACTGaatgatttaattgatttagtgttttcatttttgcaGTGCCTTCTGTGTATTTCTGGGTCCAGCTTACTAAGCCACCTTTTCTGACTAGAGCTACACTGATCCAGGTAACATAAAAAATATGTTAACATAAAAATAGTTCAAAAGTCAAGTCTTTCTTGCACAAATTCAGTGTTTTGGTTTTTCAGGAGGCATGACCATTAAGGAATCCGTTTGGCAAAAAATGGAAAAAGCAATCACAAATGacctggcaaaaaaaaaaataaaataaactggACTGAGAGAAAATTGAATTCAAATAATCAACACTGAAAGATGTCATCTTTATCTTACtgtcagtggcgtgcacagacattttggggggcaagtgcttggggggggggggggggtgaagggcactttttagcgcacgtggaacacttcattataaaaaaaactacaagcgcatgttgaatgaaatttgacttttatttgtaacattctctaaacgtgagttttcaatggaaaaaagtcacgcagccgactgataaaattcatatccaatattaactatatacagtcatgtccttcagttaacttctgtttaccctccactgtctgcaggccttgttgcatatattttgcaattagtcaatcaatataggcctacaattaagacagtaaaaagactgtaaagtaggagaaggagttataggctactgagtgttgtcattacatgaatgcagatgggcatttttcacaggtaatggggaacttcccgtttcttcgttcacaaatgaatgtgttaatttatgttgcctaccaaaacctatacaacagaagacgttcagcttaatagatttgcaaactctaccttaattatttgtatgtggtcgtcctcacgttatctaacattgatttgggctagagcgactagtttatcagatgaccagtcggctaaaatgcttagtagtttggtgctgtatgagacattttactgcacaacaaaatgatttcacgttgggcttagagggcaaaaggtacgatttgacttgatgtgtatgtgacctgtgtGGTAATTTTTAGATTAGTCAGGAATGACTCGAACTACAGCTTGTCTTTAGCCAGCAGGCATAGTTTACTTAACTCTCCTTTTACCTGTGCCCATACATGTACATAATCCCGCCTTCAGTACGGAACGCCCAGAGGACCACAACTCACCACATCTCCCTTTCCCCCAAAGTAGTGATAAAATCTTAACAAAAACATGAACTACTGAAAACCTATAGTCTGACACTTAAAACAGGACTCCTGAGAAAACCCCAAAATAACATTTCACACCCTTTCAATTATTCTGTCTTACTATTGTACATAATCTTTAAGCCATGCTGGTGCCTTCACCTCCCTCCTTGGTTGAGCCCGTTCCACCtgctcgccctctctctcttctggtcctgctgtctgttctgtctCCCCCTCAGTCTGTGCAGGGGTTTGTATGTCTTGTAAGGGTCTGAGATGTGCCTTGTTTCTTCTCACCACTTCCGAATCGGTCTCCACAACAAAGGAACGGGGAGTGTCTGCTTGTCTTAGCACCGTAGCAGGCTCGTGGGTGTTTGTAATCCAGACCCGCTGACCTGCTATTAGCTCTGGCCTGACCCCAGCTCTATGCCTTTTATTGTAGGCCCGTGTCTGTGCCTGTTTTAACTCCTTGTCCTTGTCTGCAAATTTCTTTTGGTTTGGCCATTGTGGTTTAAGTTGTCCCGGTGAGACTGGCAATGGTGAGCGCAGCCTTCTGCCCATTAGGAGTTCAGCTGGTGAAGGGCCTTGATGCAGCGGTGTGACCCGGTATGCCAATAGGGCTTTGTAGGGGTCATTGTTCTTCTTCAAGAGGCTTTTCACTGTTTTAACAGCCCTCTCTGCCTCCCCGTTGCTCTGGGCGAAGAATGGGCTGCTGGTGACGTGTCTGAAGTCGTAGTCTGTGGCAAAAAGGGAGAAAGAGCTAGAAGAAAACTGAGGTCCATTATCTGTTATCAAAATTTCAGGCACCCCATGTCTAGCAAAAATAGATTTCAGGCCATTAGTTACCCCTGCTGACGTAGTTACAGGTGTCTTCATTATTTCAATATATCTTTAATAGTAGTCTACTACCAGTAAATAAGAGTCATTTTGCCAGTAAAACATATCTGCGCCGATTTTCTGCCAAGGCCGCTTAGGCAGCTCTGAGAGTATCATCGGCTCTGGGTGTAGCTGTTGGTGCTTAGCACATATCTCACACTGGGCCACGACTTTTGTGATTTGAGCACTCAGGCCTAACCACCACACAGACTGCTGAGCTCTCAGCTTGCATTTGGATATCCCCATATGTCCCTCGTGCAGTCGGGCAAGTATTTCATTTTGCAGTGTCTCTGGAATGACAATACGTTGTCCTTTCATCAAAAGATCACCATTCATGTGTAACTCCCCTTGGTGAACCCAATAAGCCTTCAGTTGCTGGGGAAGCTCCTCTTGTCGTGGCCAGCCTCTTTTGCACTGAAGTATCAGCTGACTGCAGATGGCTTCCTGCCTCTGATGTTCAGCTATCTGCTGGAGTTTGGACTGAGATGCAGGTAAGCTGTCATGTACTGTGTTAACGAAAACTTCCATCTGTGTTTCTTCTGCTGTCATTGGACGCCTTATCGGAGCTCTGGACAGTGTGTCTGCTGTGATGAGGGCTTTTCCGGGAACATGCACAATGTTGTATGTAAACCTAAGCAATCGCAGGCGGAATCGCTGAATCCTGGGAGGTAAGTCATCCAGTGCTTTTGTCCCCAACAGTGCGAGGAGGGGTTTATGGTCCGTTTCTATTGTGAACTGTAATCCAATGAGGTATGAACTTAGCCTCTCACAGGCCCAGGTGACGGCCAGTGCCTCCTTTTCCACCTGGGCATATCGTTGCTCTGTCTCAGAAAGGCTCCGAGAAATGTAGGCAACTGGACGCCACTGCATGTTTTCGTCTCTCTGCATTAAGATTGCCCCAAGGCCAAAGGACGATGCATCCGCAAACACCTTTGTCTTGGCTTGTGGTCTGTATTGAGCCAAGACCGTTGGTGATGTCAGCTCATTCTTGAGTTTGTCAAAGGCTGTCTGCTGTATATGACTCCAGGTCCAATCATTGTCTTTTACCAGCAGATCTCTGAGCGGTTTGGTCGAATCTGCAAAGTGAGGAATGAATATTGCAACATATGTCACCATCCCCAAAAACCGCCTAAtgtctgctgtgttctgtggCACAGGCATGTCTGTAATGGCTCTGATTTTGTCAGGGTCAGGTTCAATGCCTGCTGCACTGATTTTATGTCCTACAAACACAACTTCCGACTGTGCAAAGGTGCA from Brachyhypopomus gauderio isolate BG-103 unplaced genomic scaffold, BGAUD_0.2 sc46, whole genome shotgun sequence includes:
- the LOC143487031 gene encoding uncharacterized protein LOC143487031, which gives rise to MHLQALSDFIILDSFEAIGEKVISSGALEQNEESECSWKALDSMLSIDSLRQSSQKLIPIVRNLMLERIAALDQVKAQMSCKGTRSVLSDTYLSKEALQSGIVRSFVNTATEKLLQQSLGLTSCTKPDTIFGRYCYESISVTEADLEVEQSRQRCCSELSAVIAHTVISDLAGITTSESEQDRTGSALQSAAQTVDVGLEKKSSRWFRCPRFLKLRFKKQTNKVCVHMEDQVVDKHIPDAPSTSDKTIPNLRRKSMRTRLATAFSKICRK
- the LOC143487062 gene encoding uncharacterized protein LOC143487062, with the translated sequence MRCSSSSVQRVEGSVFSTAHTVTDRLLLQCLTSQVVSKKAGPAEELPAEGCDASAPGVESKPAKKDHSRWFSAVCCTRVEEAVMEDLNTPPCVKSDGVVSTSGTNAAVLTEELWQELRNTLPSDMKMEDLIAVLQKISAWVKVAVKEVVAPGFESGLLGVRSSGGTCISSSPHEVEHGETHDSPSQINCGPTSRRSRAPRPLMYATLCIRYDEYSRSSTSSFSKPLRVVFGISEDRIFSHIYGEVMRAIMNMLPPEIKHLDMKETSRVMSAIVDDSLKQVKD